The window aaagacacattttttcacgtttaatACAGCTGACTTTGTTTTGGcatattatacgtgtttttttccaATAGTACGTGCATGTTGTGAAATTGGACCAAATAAACCTGCACTATAGATAGTATTCAGAACTTTGGAAGGTAGACTATGGAATCTAATATCaagatatatgcatataaatagCAAGGTAAAGAAATTTCACAAAAACCAGCTGGGCATCTTACAGATATTCTTGTTGCCACAAAACCAGCAGTTACAAGAGGTAAATGCAATCCACCTCTGTGAACTCCAGCTCTACTTGCCTGGAAGTGCCCAAAGGACCCTATAAACATTTTTAAATGAGATATTAAAATGATTTCATGATAAGCTTCTGTTATAACAGTGAGATTAGTAACATACTAACAAGTCTAACATGCATTATAAATGCTGTTAGGAGATGGATGTGTACATTTTTCACATATTCAAAATCCTTTTCATTTAGCCTCTTATCTAGGTTTCCACCAGTCCAGAATTATATTTCTCCTCCAGTGGTTGttgggattttttattttaatttttttcctctgACAAGGGTCTTTTTGTCATTTAGCAAGAAAGGCCAGCTGCACAACAATTGAAACATCCTAAAATATCTCTGATAAAAGGGCTAATAATAGCTAAGATGATCTTAAATCAAAAGAGCACAAAATAATAACAGGGACGCAAAACGGAAATGGACAAAAACTTTATGAATAAACAGTAAAATTACTGTTTAAAACAGTGCTATTGCAAACAGGATTTCTCCCTTATAGACCAAACAACACgagaacaaagagaaagaactcAAAGAAAACTAGCCATTGGTTAGCTCCAACAGCTCTAAAAAGAGCCATTGGAGCTCGTTATCCAACCAGATCCAATCTGGCCAAATTCCAAAAATGTCCAgatgtaaaaataaaacaaaaaatagagaaaaacactaaaataaaGACTTAAACCTATATATAAGCACATATATCAGAattatacattcatatatatataaccattaTTGTACATGTATAAAACATATACAGCTGagattgaatatatatgtacgCATAAGTACAGCATATATACATGTCTTTACATGTTTCCTAACAACGTCATCTTCTGGGTCCCTCTAGGAGGTTATCAAAAGACTGCACTCCATAATGCATTGGCCGCCTGATGAATAAAGGTATCTATATTTCAAGATTATGCTCGTCTGGCTGTCATTTCATTATGTAGTTCTTTTGGGACACCATCGTACCTGTTACAATATTCATTGTTAATGGGATGAAGCAACTATCCAACTTTACTTAAGAGATGCCCTTTGTGCAAAAAAATGGCTAAGGAACCAAATTGGGACCTCCTCATAGTAgaacttataattttttctgAAGAAATTCAGCTGCACATGCAACATGAAGCTCATCTCcgcaggaaaaaggaaaaaacaaacactAGGTTTTGGCACTTAAGTTCTCATGGACCAAGAAAAGCAGGCCTCAGGTCTCTAACATAAGGGTGTTGCATCTTCTGACAGTTAAGAACGGTGGCAGTATCTGATGAAGATGAACACTCTCATGAAATAACTTACAGGTATACGCAAGGGGCCTATTTGGCGATAAAATTTCTGGAAGTTCAAGTGGGAGGACAAGAGAAAAGCACGCTTAGATGCTGGGTACATGAGGTGACAACTCTAGAAAGCTAATGTACCGATTAAAAGCTAAGCTTAAACAAATTAGTTTCACAATGCAGGACAGTAGGTGTAATTGCAAGTTCCAACTGTGATTCTTCTGACCCCATATCACCTTAAATGCTGGTGCTGGAGGACAAACTTGAAATGGTGGCCCAGACAACAGTAGTCACAATGTTCACCGATGGAAAGTGTAAGATTAGGTTGGAGTTGGGTGAATGTCAGATGATAAAGGACAATCTGAGGCTTGCACAAACAGTGTGAGTCTGAGGTTTGATATTTTCTATGTTGCCAAATTGGTCAGGGATCAATTGTGTGCGGAAAAACAAGAGCCAGATTGGTACATCACGGAAAATTTCTTCGTGCAGGGTTTTAGATAGACAGTGTTTCACCATAGCTTTGGTGCCTGGTTTTTCTGTTATAAAATCATCTCTCAGTAATCCCCTAGCATTTTCAGGAAGCTAATTTAAATTCAGCTTTccctttttcatgaaagaaaggaaaaaagtaacATTCTCCTACGTGCATATGGATACCATACCAAAAATGTAAAATTGGTGCATTGGTCAACCTGTTTGTTGCAGTTGTCTCAATGCACTTTTTCTGTAGCCAATTGGAGTGCATTTTCTACCACACTTGGCTACTTACATTCTTACAGAAATCTTGCTCCTACTTATCGCAAAATTTTACTCCAAAAATCTTTACAATCTGTGGGCATACAAATCAAACACAACGTGAAATTTCAAACCTGCTCCATGAACCACAATGAAAGCACTCGAACTCAAAACTTGATCTGCAATATCTGCAGGAATAGTTGGAGGGATCCCCGACTGCTTGCTCCAATCCATCGTGTACCCCCTTGCAGTAGAATGCATTATGACCTCCCTCAACTGTGATGCAACTGCAGCAAGATCTTTGTCATTTATGTGCTCCAGCACATCTTTATGGGTAACTGCAGATCCACCTAAGTTTGTACCCAAACACAAAGAATGTCATTAATCTAGAACGTGCAAATCTAAATCAAGTTCCCTAAaacaaccaaatccaaaatgaacCATATCTGCAGGTAACATTATAAAACacagaaaagaaaccaaaaagaaatgtccaaaaaaacaacaaaaaattaacagAAGCCACTCTTGGTTCCTCGTCCCTACCTATATGGATAAAACTTAAGATTACTAACTAGGCAGCCAAGAAGCACGTCTATTACAAAATACTCTCCTAAGCTGTTACACAAACCAAATAATTAACAAACACAGACACCTAACAAGTGCAGTTTGATAAATAATCGGATCGAAAAGTGTTTCAACGTGGGAAATGAAACGCACATGCTAGTAGCATATTCGTCAAGGGACCCGCTTCTGTCATAAGTCACCGGAGTGCTTTAACAACTCGTCTTGGCAATCAGGGAGTGGTGTTGTGCTACTTCACCAACACAAAGTAGGAGGATACTTGGACAAGATGTCGATACACTGTAGCAAGTACACGGTCAAGCATTCGCAAAGATACTGGAGACTATAATTCACAATCTCTTTCTTCAGAAACTGGAAGATTTATCGGCCGCTTTCCTCTAAAATAAGCGTGATTCCGGTATCGCATTCGTCTGTCGGATGAATCGGACTTAGAACTTGCATTTCCAATCAATGATCTGGGGAAGCGTGAAGTCCCGTTAGACTAGCACTATTGATGGTGACAATACTCGAGCTCAACACCAAGGAACTTGggatgaagaaaatgacaagattCGAACCCGACATCCGTTGGTTATAGCTATTTTGGAACTGCTGATATGATCTATACAATTGGTTGATACTTGATAGGAAAGCCAGAAGTCAGGCTCCGCGGAGCAGTTCCTGTGAGCCAGCGAGTTACAAACAAACCTAACCAGTCTATAAGATATAGACAAACTTCAGTCTGCCACattatgaagaagatgatgaagcagGGGTAGGAATCGGGGTTAGGCTCACGTACCAAGTTTGACGATGCAACGAAGAGGTCTGCTAAGGCTCACAGGCGAAGGCGGTGCCTCGTCGGCCATGTCGATGAAATCAACACTTTGGTGGAAGAACGGAAACTCGAGAACTCTCTCCAGCAGCAAGAAACTGAGAAAGGCCTGAATATTTAGCCGCAGGATATAGTGTGATGTTTTAACACGTTTCTTGGATCAATTTTTCTTTAACGGCTTTCTTGGGGGCAATCTTCAAAACACAACGAACAGCCACCGATAAAAGCTTGGATCTTTAGTAAGAGTTTGCCCCTTACCGGCCACGTTCATTATAATGGCTAATTAATGTCTATCTTTTGGACACAATTAATGTCCGTTTTTAATGTCTTATCTTTTGGACACTATTAATGTCACGTGTTTAATGATCTCGTTATAAGTTTTATTTATGTACACGTAACAATTTTTTGATTTAAAGATGCATTAACCTACTTGCTATTGTGATGTGCACGTAAGAGtttatttgaaaacattaaCAAGTTGTCATGTAACGCTCGGCTTTTGGAGGACGATCGGGTcaggtccagacccggacccgaactcCTCGTGCGACAGAGCCCGACaccgccctcttctccctcgtctatCTCCTGGAGGTCTCCCGTGCCAGCGGAGGTGTTGGGCGGCGACGAGAATGACGGCGGTGGTGCTCAGGTGAGACTTTTGATTCCTCTCCGTCTCTTCCTTATTTAATAGAAAACTTGCCCATTGTTTCGCATTGCTTGACTCATCTCTTTTaaaattgttgtgtagtcgcacctcgatgcttgatgtttttttttttaaaaatgtttgagGGCGTGACAGATATTGGTTTATGGATATAccaaaaaagtatgaaaaactCTTGGACCACAGTAAGAAtacaatcacaaaaaaaaaaaaaaaaaaaaaaaaaaaaaaaaaaaaaagtacatctAATTCACATGCAACTAGACAAAGTGATAGTGAGCAATATATCTCGTAGTCTCAAAAAATAcgttttctgtttttggaaaaaaatgtgttacaagcacaaaaaataagtcagccaacTAAAATGGTTAGCCGAATAAAACGGTAAAAAACACTGctgtttttttaaatgccaaaaaaaaaaaaagaccaatttAAAGGAcgttttttgcaatttttcccCATCTCCCCCTTTCACATTttaggtatttttttttcacattttttggtgCCAAACGATTtgtctccatttatttatttttgttgcatatctacttattttttatgttgttgtattggtttcttatttattttattttttttaaatttttaagattttttttctccatttttttccaaCTCGCTGTATTATTATGCCAACCACcgtttaaaatgcaaaaaacatatTTGTGATTATGGACTCTACACCTACCGTAAACTTATATTCTTTACTGCCAATTCCCTTCGATGGTTTTGTGCTACCACTACACAAAGAGCTTAAATAGAAACTAACAAATATTTTACCCGATTTGCTTAAATCTAGAGTAATCTTTTCTGATGTGGAGTTGCAGTGTTGCACATTTGCCACGAAATCTTTTAGTTCATAAttgtcaaatttttaaaaataaaatccgGCCACTTcatgtaaaaaataattaacaataatttgtaatgattgtatttttAAGAATATATGTAACATATCTTATATAATAGTATGTTGTATGATATGGTCCCATAGTACCATATCGTATACTTTTATAAACTACTAATATACCAGTATGGTATTGCATGCTGATCATTGTAATACTACTAGGTGAGTTAACCAACATGCAATGGGATCCTTCCCGTTCACCTCGGTTACCAGGACGATCTCCGGTCCTAATACAGTAGAAACTTGGGCGCTAAACAGATGTCTTCAATGTTGCAGAGAGCTCCAAGGCAATTTTGTAGTGCaatctaacaaaagaaaatagaaaaggtgGATCAATTGGTCGAAATCATCCAGACCAACGAATTTTGGGTCGTTTCAAGAAGTTTCGGAACAGTTATTCAGGATTCACGTCGATGACACTTTGCCTGCGAGCGAGGCCTGTGCTCTATTGTTCATGTCCAGTGAAGAAAGGGGCTACCAAGAATGGCTTCATCAGCCATCTTCTTGGGACCCCATTTCCATCGTTGGTCTCTAATGTCTGCATCTCTGTGTGAGGATT of the Nymphaea colorata isolate Beijing-Zhang1983 unplaced genomic scaffold, ASM883128v2 scaffold0137, whole genome shotgun sequence genome contains:
- the LOC116268168 gene encoding isopentenyl phosphate kinase isoform X3 encodes the protein MTEAGPLTNMLLACGSAVTHKDVLEHINDKDLAAVASQLREVIMHSTARGYTMDWSKQSGIPPTIPADIADQVLSSSAFIVVHGAGSFGHFQASRAGVHRGGLHLPLVTAGFVATRISKVFHLLEFLRFLVVGQLVKKSRYQNQTYYSNLLRHAIRYHK
- the LOC116268168 gene encoding isopentenyl phosphate kinase isoform X1, which gives rise to MADEAPPSPVSLSRPLRCIVKLGGSAVTHKDVLEHINDKDLAAVASQLREVIMHSTARGYTMDWSKQSGIPPTIPADIADQVLSSSAFIVVHGAGSFGHFQASRAGVHRGGLHLPLVTAGFVATRISKVFHLLEFLRFLVVGQLVKKSRYQNQTYYSNLLRHAIRYHK
- the LOC116268168 gene encoding isopentenyl phosphate kinase isoform X4 — protein: MADEAPPSPVSLSRPLRCIVKLGGSAVTHKDVLEHINDKDLAAVASQLREVIMHSTARGYTMDWSKQSGIPPTIPADIADQVLSSSAFIVVHGAEGIPSVGISPFSCGWSTCEKKSISESNLLQQSASPCNSLPQVNIMVAVQPRQYGITNASDI
- the LOC116268168 gene encoding isopentenyl phosphate kinase isoform X5, yielding MADEAPPSPVSLSRPLRCIVKLGGSAVTHKDVLEHINDKDLAAVASQLREVIMHSTARGYTMDWSKQSGIPPTIPADIADQVLSSSAFIVVHGAGSFGHFQASRAGVHRGGLHLPLVTAGFVATRISVYLIMPLVSH
- the LOC116268168 gene encoding isopentenyl phosphate kinase isoform X2, encoding MADEAPPSPVSLSRPLRCIVKLGGSAVTHKDVLEHINDKDLAAVASQLREVIMHSTARGYTMDWSKQSGIPPTIPADIADQVLSSSAFIVVHGAGSFGHFQASRAGVHRGGLHLPLVTAGFVATRISKVFHLLEFLRFLVVGQLVKKRTSGGATEESINRESSVLGQ